The Haloarchaeobius amylolyticus genome window below encodes:
- a CDS encoding universal stress protein produces the protein MERALAVIRNDSEQTQSLIREAGELAAGVDADLSLLHVLPEEEYEEIMSSRLETKGKSFPLDEAEMEAEHFATQVGHRALENVDIEYEVLGTVGREEHAILDVAEELECDHLFISGRRRSPSGKALFGDLTQRILLNFDGRVTVQLHEEE, from the coding sequence ATGGAACGCGCACTTGCCGTCATCCGGAACGACTCCGAACAGACCCAGTCCCTCATCCGAGAGGCCGGCGAACTCGCCGCCGGGGTCGACGCCGACCTCTCCCTGCTCCACGTCCTGCCGGAGGAGGAGTACGAGGAGATCATGTCCTCGCGACTGGAGACCAAGGGGAAGAGCTTCCCCCTCGACGAGGCCGAGATGGAGGCCGAGCACTTCGCGACACAGGTCGGCCACAGGGCCCTGGAGAACGTCGACATCGAGTACGAGGTACTGGGGACCGTCGGCCGCGAGGAGCACGCCATCCTCGACGTCGCCGAGGAACTGGAGTGCGACCACCTCTTCATCTCGGGACGCCGCCGGTCCCCGAGCGGGAAGGCCCTGTTCGGTGACCTGACCCAGCGCATCCTCCTCAATTTCGACGGGCGGGTGACCGTCCAGCTCCACGAGGAGGAATGA